In Leptotrichia sp. OH3620_COT-345, the sequence AACAAAAGTCGTTATTACAGACAGTATAGAACTGCCTGAAGATAAGAAATTCGACAAATTGAGAATTCTTTCAACAAGTAAAATGTTTGCTGAAACAATAAAGAGAATATACTGGAATGAGGCTATAAGTGATCTGTTTGAAATGCCTGTTGAAGAAAGAGAAATAACAGTCTAATGAACGATGTAAAAAAAGCAGGAGAAATACTACGGAATGGAGGTGTTGTAGTATTCCCGACAGATACTGTATACGGGATAGGTGCTCTTCCTATTGAAAAATCTGTAAGAAAAATTTATGAAATAAAAAAAAGAGATTCTTCAAAAAAAATAATTGCTTTAATTGACGATATTTCAAGGTTAAATGAACTAATAGATGAAACAGTTGGAAATTTTCAAAAAATTTTTCCTGTATTGAAAAGATTCTGGCCCGGAGAATTAACAGTAGTATTTAAGGCAAATATGGAATTTATGAAAAAATTTGATAATAAATCCGAAACTTTAGGAATAAGAATACCTAAAAACGAAACTGCTCTCGAAGTAATAAAAAGTGCAGGAGGAGTAATTCTAACTACAAGTGCGAATATTTCAGGACGGAAATCAGCTGTAAAATCAGATGAGATAGATGGAAAAATTACTGATAATGTAGATTATGTAATAGTTGAAGAAGCGAAGCTGACGGGAGTTCCTTCTACAATAATAAAATATGAAAATGGAGAAATTACTCTTCTTAGGCAAGGAAATATAACATTGGAAGAAATAAAAAAGTTAATGAAAGGATAAGTAAAGTATATGGCAAAAATGGTAAATCCCAATACAATAAATGATATGACCCTGGTAAATGCCAAAGCGCAGGCAAAAATGAGCCAACTTGTACAGAAAATAGGTAAGGGTAAACGAAAAACAAAGGTTACATTAAGTAAAAGTACAAGAAGTTATCTGACAAAACTGATTGAAGAAATGAAAAAGCAGATGAAAATTTATGAAAAACAGTTACCTAATCTTTTTCAATTTTTCAATTATTTGGACAAGGAGGCAAAAATAACAAAGGAAAATAAAAAGGAAAAAACAAAAGATATTGCATTATCTTTTGAAGAATTGGATTTTTTGAAGCTTCAGCTAAGAGAAACTATAAAAGGGATAGACAGTATGAAAAGTAAACTGAAATGGTATAATTTCCTGAAAAAGGGATTGTATAAAACATTGAAAAAACAAAATGAAGTGACATTGGAAGAATTAAGTAAAACAACAGCAATAAAATAAGAGGAGAAATTGTATTTAAGGGGAAAAGGAAGGTTGAGGACAATGAAAAATGTTATATCTTATGTAAATGATATTCTTGAAATGGGAATAAAAGAGCGTGCAAGTGATATACATATAAAATATGATAATGATGAAAGTGAAATAAAATTCAGAGTAGACGGTATTTTGACAGAAAGCTTAAAATTGGAAGAAAAAGTAAGTAAAACAGTATTTTCAAAAAATATAATTGAAATAATTTCAAGATTAAAAATTTTATCTGAGATGAATGTTGCTGAAAAGAGAAAACCTCAGGACGGTAGTTTTTCCTTCGGGTTTAACGGAGAGAATTACGATATAAGAGCAGCGTTTATGCCAACTGTGAATGGAGAAAGCATAGTTCTCAGGATATTAAAAAGTTATCTTGAAAATACTGAACTTGAAACATTGGGATTTTCAGAAAAAAACAGAGGAATCCTAAACAGGATTTTAAGCAAAAAGTACGGGCTTATACTTGTAAGCGGTCCCACAGGCTCGGGAAAATCTACTACACTTATGTCAATAATTAATATACTGAATAACGGAGAAAAGAAAATTATATCAGTAGAAGATCCAGTGGAAAATAAAATAAAGGGTATAGTTCAAGTTCAGGTAAATGAAGACATAGGGGTTACATTTCCTGAAATATTGAAAAATACTTTAAGAAATGATCCTGATATAATAGTCATTTCTGAAATCAGAGACGAAATAACGGCTGAAATAGCAGTAAGAGCAGCTCTCACAGGTCATCTCGTTATTGCTACAATTCATACAAATGATGCAATTTCTACTATTATAAGATTATCTGATATGGGTATCCCGAAATATTTGATTCTTGATTCATTAATAGGGATTATAGCTCAGAGACTGGTAGGGGGAAAATGTCGTAATTGTTCGGGAAAAGGTTGCAAAAACTGTATAAAAGGCTATAATGGAAGAATTTCTATAAATGAAATACTTGCTGTAAGTGAAAAAATAAAAAGTATTTTGAAAGATGAAAGTTCAGTACATGAATGTAAAATAAAATTGAAATCACTTCAATATGAAAATTTTACCGATTTTGAAGAAGATATAAAAGAAAAATTAGCAAAGAATATGCTTTTTGAAAAAGATGTTTTTGAATTTATAAATTAAGAGTCTATAAATATAGAAGAGTCCGGAAGAAAAACACAGTGAAACAGGAAAGGGAAAATATGAAAAAGGATATAATCGTGTATGATTTTGATAAAACAATATATGGAGGAGAATCAGGCACAAATTTTTTTACATATTATTTTAAAAAGTATCATGTAAAAGCATCATTGTTTTTTCTTTTATATCTAAGATATGTATTTTTATACCTGATAAAAATAATTGATTTGAAAAGATTGAAAGAAAAATTTTATGTATTTTTAGAAAAACATTCGGAAAAAGAAATACAGCAAATAATAGACGATTTTTGGACTGTATATTCAAAGGAGATATATGAGTGGACAGGAAGTGAGCTTGAAAAAAATAAAAAAGAAGCGGAATTGGTGATAGTAAGTTCAGCCACTCCGTTATTTCTTATTGAGAAGTTTCTTTTATCTGTAGGGTACGATGTTGTTTTCGGAACAGA encodes:
- a CDS encoding L-threonylcarbamoyladenylate synthase — protein: MNDVKKAGEILRNGGVVVFPTDTVYGIGALPIEKSVRKIYEIKKRDSSKKIIALIDDISRLNELIDETVGNFQKIFPVLKRFWPGELTVVFKANMEFMKKFDNKSETLGIRIPKNETALEVIKSAGGVILTTSANISGRKSAVKSDEIDGKITDNVDYVIVEEAKLTGVPSTIIKYENGEITLLRQGNITLEEIKKLMKG
- a CDS encoding viral A-type inclusion protein; translated protein: MAKMVNPNTINDMTLVNAKAQAKMSQLVQKIGKGKRKTKVTLSKSTRSYLTKLIEEMKKQMKIYEKQLPNLFQFFNYLDKEAKITKENKKEKTKDIALSFEELDFLKLQLRETIKGIDSMKSKLKWYNFLKKGLYKTLKKQNEVTLEELSKTTAIK
- a CDS encoding GspE/PulE family protein, which produces MKNVISYVNDILEMGIKERASDIHIKYDNDESEIKFRVDGILTESLKLEEKVSKTVFSKNIIEIISRLKILSEMNVAEKRKPQDGSFSFGFNGENYDIRAAFMPTVNGESIVLRILKSYLENTELETLGFSEKNRGILNRILSKKYGLILVSGPTGSGKSTTLMSIINILNNGEKKIISVEDPVENKIKGIVQVQVNEDIGVTFPEILKNTLRNDPDIIVISEIRDEITAEIAVRAALTGHLVIATIHTNDAISTIIRLSDMGIPKYLILDSLIGIIAQRLVGGKCRNCSGKGCKNCIKGYNGRISINEILAVSEKIKSILKDESSVHECKIKLKSLQYENFTDFEEDIKEKLAKNMLFEKDVFEFIN
- a CDS encoding HAD family phosphatase, with the protein product MKQERENMKKDIIVYDFDKTIYGGESGTNFFTYYFKKYHVKASLFFLLYLRYVFLYLIKIIDLKRLKEKFYVFLEKHSEKEIQQIIDDFWTVYSKEIYEWTGSELEKNKKEAELVIVSSATPLFLIEKFLLSVGYDVVFGTDFKKGKKGEFVAEIDGENNKGIEKVKKLNKWAKENNIDYNIVKFYSDSLADKPLFDIAEKKYWIKKGEKVEGMPDRKTIIDILFWK